Proteins found in one Mytilus edulis chromosome 2, xbMytEdul2.2, whole genome shotgun sequence genomic segment:
- the LOC139513614 gene encoding uncharacterized protein isoform X1 produces MRSLFKSCMQFRKRLLSREGSSEVKLYESLSELVDDTLCTRSANTHQHKISCLDRLCSECGVCKFSMLPGELDESDVQISWERYEYKNVKVKGDKMIRKLVLVRKSSSPAEMFQYLRKLLETFPAHQFRAYWQSKQMKSLIENLPIGHCVTVHDFSENYKCTEQNEIQSSYFQKLEVSLHVTILHRHSVLEYDGKDSTAEEPNIVTEQFFVISPDQKHDHHYTHCVQNLVSEYLKSINCEISVMHEFTDGCSSQYKSRHCMGDVSYSCSDFGYATILRNYFETSHARGPQDAAGGFIKKQADLAVIRGTHVIQSSSDLFDYAQIYLSTTADSSKCSRRIFRYVDSVNRDRDRNFLPVKENRKIHQVRSFDDGEIFVRKLSCYSCQSCIVGNYSTCMNDAQLGTYNKIKMVKESTHNDSDADSNNDEGVDDETNICDFVSNGTIFAVKADDTDCPYYILRASKDPIILRKTATDKWGASYHQGNKVIHGYYFNTIDNNPFKLKLLKRIPAIVPALSVIYICSEVDIDDNGLINLNESLHGRILRCLDHE; encoded by the coding sequence ATGAGGTCGCTTTTTAAATCATGTATGCAATTTCGTAAAAGATTACTGTCCAGGGAAGGAAGCAGTGAGGTAAAATTGTATGAATCTTTGAGTGAGCTTGTAGATGATACTTTATGTACTCGTTCAGCAAATACACATCAACATAAGATATCGTGCTTAGATAGGCTGTGCTCTGAATGTGGCGTCTGTAAATTTTCAATGTTGCCAGGAGAATTAGATGAAAGTGATGTCCAAATTTCTTGGGAACGATAcgaatacaaaaatgttaaagTTAAAGGTGATAAAATGATAAGGAAATTGGTTCTTGTGAGAAAAAGTTCTTCCCCTGCTGAAATGTTTCAATACTTAAGAAAACTTTTAGAGACATTTCCTGCACATCAATTCCGTGCATACTGGCAATCTAAGCAAATGAAATCATTGATTGAAAATCTTCCGATAGGTCATTGTGTGACAGTTCACGATTTTTCTGAGAATTATAAGTGTACTGAACAGAATGAAATTCAAtcctcttattttcagaaattagAGGTTTCACTACATGTTACAATATTACATAGACATTCAGTTCTCGAATATGACGGAAAAGATAGCACCGCGGAAGAACCAAATATTGTCACTGAACAGTTTTTTGTGATAAGCCCAGACCAAAAACATGATCATCATTATACACATTGTGTGCAAAACTTGGTCTCGGAATATTTGAAATCTATTAACTGTGAAATATCGGTAATGCATGAGTTTACTGACGGGTGTAGCTCACAATATAAAAGTCGACATTGTATGGGAGATGTAAGTTATTCCTGCTCCGATTTTGGATATGCAACGATTCTTCGAAACTATTTCGAAACATCTCATGCGCGTGGTCCACAAGATGCAGCAGGCGGGTTTATAAAGAAACAAGCTGATCTAGCAGTTATTCGTGGTACACATGTGATACAAAGTTCAAGCGACCTATTTGATTACGCGCAGATTTATTTGTCCACTACGGCAGACTCTTCTAAATGTTCTCGACGAATTTTTCGATATGTAGACTCCGTTAATCGAGATCGGGATCGGAACTTTCTTCCCGTTAAAGAAAACCGAAAAATTCACCAAGTTCGATCATTCGATGATGGAGAGATTTTTGTAAGAAAATTATCTTGTTATTCTTGTCAAAGTTGTATTGTTGGAAATTATAGCACCTGTATGAACGATGCACAATTGGgaacatataataaaataaaaatggtgaAAGAATCGACACATAATGACTCTGATGCCGATTCCAATAACGACGAAGGGGTTGATGACGAGACTAATATTTGTGACTTTGTTTCAAATGGAACAATTTTTGCAGTTAAGGCTGATGACACTGATTGTCCATATTATATTTTAAGAGCAAGCAAAGACccaataattttaagaaaaacagcTACCGACAAATGGGGTGCCTCGTATCATCAGGGAAATAAAGTTATACATGGTTACTACTTTAACACTATTGATAATAACCCATTCAAATTGAAGTTATTAAAACGAATTCCGGCAATCGTTCCCGCACTTtcagttatatacatttgttcAGAGGTTGATATTGATGATAATGGTCTAATCAATTTAAATGAGTCTCTGCATGGCCGAATTCTGCGGTGCTTAGACCAcgaataa
- the LOC139513614 gene encoding uncharacterized protein isoform X2 — MDSTAKTNLTTTERIRLNKERKEKRRREQKARCYIKNRYKKNKLSKTKALSETKSAIKQRLYNERRKQQNLQKDNKKENRRNYMNNYRKRIRADLTSTPKSDEGIPFSNRMDKARSIKKLKQALPITPNKRAAVLSAYVDCNRILKSPGVKKFHDSFEESVEKMAIRNIQDVITSVKHKRNGEAKAALNILTSSVSGENISDRKRATKSLANILGVNSRTLQKGKKIEPKSCIQNTRHFFTRLGKPDPMP, encoded by the exons ATGGATTCTACG GCCAAAACAAATTTAACCACCACTGAAAGAATAAgattaaataaagaaagaaaggaaaaaagaagaagagaacaAAAAGCGAGATGCTACATAAAAAAccgttacaaaaaaaataaattatcaaagacTAAAGCACTAAGTGAAACAAAGAGCGCAATTAAACAAAGACTTTATAATGAAAGAAGAAAACAGCAAAACCTGCAAAAAGATAACAAGAAGGAGAACAGAAGGAATTACATGAATAATTACAGAAAAAGAATACGTGCTGATTTAACAAGTACACCAAAGAGTGACGAGGGAATCCCATTTTCTAACAGAATGGATAAAGCGag GTCAATCAAAAAATTGAAACAAGCACTTCCAATAACTCCAAATAAACGAGCGGCTGTACTTTCTGCATACGTTGACTGTAATCGAATTTTAAAATCACCAGGAGTTAAAAAATTTCATGATTCGTTTGAAGAAAGCGTAGAAAAAATGGCGATTCGTAATATACAAGATGTAATTACGTCGGTAAAACACAAGAGAAATGGAGAAGCTAAAGCTGCATTAAATATTCTAACTTCGTCTGTTAGCGGTGAAAATATATCCGATAGAAAGAGAGCAACGAAAAGTTTGGCAAATATATTAGGCGTAAATAGTAGAACTTTACAGAAAGGGAAAAAAATAGAACCAAAATCTTGCATTCAGAACACTCGTCATTTCTTTACACGACTCGGAAAACCAGATCCGATGCCCTGA